The proteins below come from a single Candida albicans SC5314 chromosome 7, complete sequence genomic window:
- the RPL5 gene encoding 60S ribosomal protein uL18 (Ribosomal protein; repressed upon phagocytosis by murine macrophages; Hap43-induced; Spider biofilm repressed), with product MPMQKEFRTSAYHSRFQTPFRRRQEGKTDYYQRKRLVTQHKAKYNSPKYRLVVRFTNKDIIAQIVSAHITGDVVFTAAYAHELPRYGIKYGLTNWSAAYAVGLLVARRALQKLGLDETYTGVEEVEGEFELTEAVEDGPRPFKVFLDIGLQRTTTGARVFGVLKGASDGGLYVPHSPNRFPGWDIEAEELDAELLRKYIFGGHVAEYMEELLDDDEEKYKSIFKNYIEEEIESEDVEEIYANAHEAIRADPSFKPTEKKFTKEQYKAESKKYRQQKLTRAERQAKVAKKIAEFKAQQE from the coding sequence ATGCCTATGCAAAAAGAATTCAGAACCTCTGCTTACCACTCCCGTTTCCAAACTCCTTTCCGTAGAAGACAAGAAGGTAAAACCGACTACTACCAAAGAAAGAGATTAGTCACTCAACACAAGGCTAAATACAACTCACCAAAATACAGATTGGTTGTTAGATTCACCAACAAGGATATCATTGCTCAAATTGTCAGTGCTCACATTACTGGTGATGTTGTTTTCACCGCTGCTTATGCTCACGAATTACCAAGATACGGTATCAAATACGGTTTGACCAATTGGTCTGCTGCTTACGCCGTTGGTTTATTGGTTGCCAGAAGAGCTTTGCAAAAATTAGGTTTGGATGAAACTTACACTGGtgttgaagaagttgaaggtgaatttgaattgactGAAGCCGTTGAAGACGGTCCAAGACCATTTAAAGTCTTTTTGGACATTGGTTTGCAAAGAACCACCACTGGTGCCAGAGTCTTTGGTGTTTTGAAAGGTGCTTCCGATGGTGGTTTGTACGTTCCACACTCACCAAACAGATTCCCAGGTTGGGATATCGAAGCCGAAGAATTGGATGCTGAATTATTGAGAAAATACATTTTCGGTGGTCACGTTGCTGAATACATGGAAGAATTAttggatgatgatgaagaaaaatacaaatCTATCTTCAAAAACTACAtcgaagaagaaattgaaagtgaagatgttgaagaaatcTACGCTAACGCTCACGAAGCCATTAGAGCTGACCCATCTTTCAAACCAactgaaaagaaattcacCAAAGAACAATACAAGGCTGAATCTAAGAAATACagacaacaaaaattgacCAGAGCTGAAAGACAAGCCAAAGTTGCTAAGAAGATTGCTGAATTCAAAGCTCAACaagaataa
- the ISU1 gene encoding iron-binding protein (Protein with similarity to NifU; possible role in iron-sulfur cluster biogenesis; induced in low iron; rat catheter biofilm induced; rat catheter and Spider biofilm induced): MFTRTILPTTRRILTQQSRVLVPRLAIPTSTFTRSYHEKVIDHYENPRNVGSLNKESSDVGTGLVGAPACGDVMRLQIQVDEETGKIKDVKFKTFGCGSAIASSSYATELIRGKTLDEALDIKNTLIAKELSLPPVKLHCSMLAEDAIKAAVKDYQSKRKTTTLGATAASTVSSSSASAAAPATATA; the protein is encoded by the coding sequence ATGTTTACCAGAACGATTTTACCTACTACAAGAAGAATTTTAACTCAACAATCAAGAGTTCTTGTTCCAAGATTAGCTATTCCAACATCAACATTCACTAGATCATATCATGAAAAAGTCATAGATCATTATGAAAACCCAAGAAATGTGGGCTCGCTCAATAAAGAATCTTCCGATGTCGGTACTGGTTTAGTTGGTGCTCCAGCTTGTGGAGATGTGATGAGATTACAAATACAGGTTGATGAAGAAACGGGGAAAATCAAGGATgttaaattcaaaacattCGGATGTGGGTCGGCCATCGCTTCTTCATCATATGCTACAGAATTGATTAGAGGTAAAACTCTTGATGAAGCTTTGGATATTAAGAACACTTTAATCGCTAAAGAGTTGAGCTTGCCACCAGTCAAATTACATTGTTCTATGTTGGCTGAAGATGCTATCAAGGCCGCTGTCAAAGACTATCAATCAAAGAGAAAAACAACTACTTTGGGTGCTACTGCTGCTTCAACTGTTTCAAGTTCAAGTGCTAGTGCCGCTGCTCCTGCTACTGCTACTGCTTAA
- a CDS encoding uncharacterized protein (Putative mitochondrial outer membrane protein; regulated by Sef1p-, Sfu1p-, and Hap43p): MSQEDLLTRVTPVPLDEIEDTNPIIPKRKHWLVPTLYRIQKYSAYSFISFLGIHATSVILVPILPIDQSIKDEVFAMAKEVYQSVPLYEPICIIGSVAAHVMAGISIRIYKKCFQKKPSHHINNGRHSPITNKLEDHDDEIGFGGISNLFGLGYRKSFTVQFGLTPLQFSGYVLIPFFIYHMYKFRYIPWINDGDSSLINLEYISYVLNLKHPMWNVFALGTLIYSMSYHGTNGLMKLKGKYSKTWKKIGLAVVNGVSLLGWISVYLFKCNVEVIDVNGFLGKSFTKYLRSFWL; encoded by the coding sequence ATGTCACAAGAAGATTTGCTAACTAGGGTAACACCGGTCCCATtagatgaaattgaagatacTAATCCTATTATACCGAAGAGAAAACATTGGTTAGTCCCCACATTATATcgaattcaaaaatatagTGCATattcttttatttcatttctaGGGATCCATGCCACTTCAGTCATACTTGTCCCCATTTTACCTATTGACCAACTGATTAAAGATGAAGTCTTTGCCATGGCTAAAGAAGTCTATCAATCAGTGCCACTTTATGAACCAATATGTATTATAGGATCAGTTGCAGCTCATGTCATGGCTGGTATCAGTATAAGAATTTACAAGaaatgttttcaaaagaaaCCACTGCATCATATAAATAATGGCAGACATAGTCcaataacaaataaacTTGAGGAtcatgatgatgaaattggATTTGGTGGTATTTCTAATTTGTTTGGTTTAGGATATCGTAAATCATTTACAGTTCAATTTGGGTTGACTCCATTGCAATTTTCTGGTTATGTATTGATtccatttttcatttatcaCATGTATAAATTCAGATATATACCATGGATTAATGATGGTGATAGTTCTTTAATCAATCTTGAATATATTTCCTATGTGCTCAATTTGAAACATCCAATGTGGAATGTTTTTGCCTTGGGGAcattgatttattcaatgAGTTATCATGGAACTAATGGcttaatgaaattgaaaggTAAATATTCTAAAACatggaaaaaaattggtttagCAGTTGTTAATGGGGTGTCCTTACTTGGATGGATTAGTGtatatttgtttaaatGTAATGTTGAGGTGATTGACGTTAATGGATTTTTGGGTAAATCTTTTACAAAATACTTAAGGTCGTTCTGGttgtaa
- a CDS encoding uncharacterized protein (Membrane-localized protein of unknown function; possibly secreted; fluconazole-induced): MKWVNLLSWSSLFISSFALAESDSKHKHQQRRHDSNVYLLSNGKVVSNDDTTLLTKHEAMTYLDTFLELDEPYVKLGDNDQLIDLLNGLWDTKKLGSPKLIVNVKGEDLDATPMFKTKHLPLHKLMKNLVTNVPSVQLYKLTPELKYVTTTDNEVDSSSLVHHFNYFTEKLDSIWKQFNAKHQQEIQSYTPTNDKLFINELSQLIHLGEKINHTTGKSTDVFFFEVSSLLSIKRKIGSSSTTFIHAKEAMTDLLLKLSQTFDIIVVTFPQIQELSHLNKRNVELSVKSFQYGTQAACEVATNKCNSHGKCTQVGDNWACQCEPSFNKTTSKTTTWVGHDCSKKDVSVEANLFLWTSIALVVILVGGIQLMFGIGNDPLPGVLDAATIPKKSNL; encoded by the coding sequence TTTATTAAGTTGGTCTCTGTTATTTATATCTAGTTTTGCATTAGCTGAATCTGACTCAAAACATAAACATCAACAACGTCGTCATGATAGTAATGTTTATCTATTGAGCAATGGGAAAGTGGTTTCTAATGATGATACCACTTTATTAACTAAACATGAAGCCATGACTTATCTTGACACATTTTTGGAACTTGATGAACCATATGTCAAATTGGGTGATaatgatcaattaattgatttacttAATGGATTATGGGATACTAAAAAACTAGGATCCcctaaattgattgttaatGTCAAAGGTGAAGATTTAGATGCAACACCAATGTTTAAAACTAAACATTTACCATTAcataaattaatgaaaaactTAGTTACAAATGTACCATCCGTACAACTCTATAAATTGACACCAGAATTAAAATATGTCACCACTACTGATAATGAAGTTGATAGTTCTTCATTGGTTCAtcattttaattatttcactgaaaaattggattcTATTTGGAAACAATTTAATGCAAAGcatcaacaagaaattcAACTGTATACACCTacaaatgataaattgtttATCAATGAATTATCTCAATTGATACATTTGggtgaaaaaatcaatcataCTACTGGTAAATCTACTgatgttttctttttcgaggtatcttcattattatcaatcaaGAGAAAAATTGGATCTTCTTCAACTACATTTATTCATGCCAAGGAAGCTATGACTgatttattgttgaaattatCTCAAACTTTCGACATTATTGTGGTTACTTTCCCACAGATTCAAGAATTGTCTCATTTGAACAAGAGAAACGTTGAATTATCAGTTAAATCATTTCAATACGGTACTCAAGCAGCTTGTGAAGTTGCTACCAACAAATGTAATTCTCATGGTAAATGTACTCAAGTTGGTGATAATTGGGCATGTCAATGTGAACcatcatttaataaaactACTTCAAAAACTACAACTTGGGTTGGTCATGATTGTTCCAAAAAAGATGTTTCTGTAGAAGCAAATCTTTTCCTTTGGACCAGTATTGCCTTAGTGGTGATTTTAGTTGGTGgtattcaattgatgttTGGAATTGGTAATGATCCATTACCAGGTGTGTTAGATGCTGCTACTATTCCAAAAAAGAGTAATTTGTAA
- the LPI9 gene encoding protein phosphatase regulator (Protein phosphatase type 1 regulator; role in chromosome segregation, regulation of phosphoprotein phosphatase activity; rat catheter and Spider biofilm induced): MTSNSPPLGSTTNDQRLPQSGVSSIPTNKLPLPNANEDFATGVSNGDVDWLFRGKSKKLGKKMANNNANKDERKNSHGNIKNSEKTTAKPNETKHESNGEKLESKETKSEKPTKHTTTGNPKAPTNGQISNVTPSQPSPKQTTSGSTNANDIPPISPKQPEKASKLNKLKIGRSRSSSASTVVPSSTTASTTTNPGDPKSQPKRRSSSFNFVTPSLTSDLAYDDPALVSQLSNNSNSSNSSSPNVSRSNSKKGGLFSSLSSKFRSSSASSKQPQSHSSSTPSTTTTNGGGNSSAAPKSSHHSPKFNPSLVGPVSKHNREAEDLVSLTNTLPAGSGIPIKRKPSISGNSIFKDSFLDDASSSPSSSLNSDGGLKFFRRRSSVASTPSTHASTPRVILNKNPNRRKVPIEEISEVRLRRVTFSVDKLEHDPQQQIPSRRPKRGNVLIPQDINAPPPRLCLGISVNEPNNKDDGKSHNHSKYSDHEIALAEDAQRRAIIEAEKHAQEAHRQAKKIAQEVSGYRSHRFISIKEGGSVGNSNTNGNDNDEDDDEVEEAVDKKLANDVSVDGPLHVHEQHFEEEIESKTGEKTISLETIYTRCCHLREILPIPATLKQLKNKTAPLEVLKMLNPKPTLIDVLSFSDFIAITPINTVIFDNVTMTTEMLKNFLGSLTYNKQLEKLSLRNVSIDELGWKYLCEFLATNKTVKKLDISQQRIKPDTPDTSIRGNMNWDLFIRSLILRGGIEELVINGCKLSDAIFEKFINQAVKKSTYRLGIAGIDLNVKKSEMVTSWLTDGNSQCVGVDIAFNDLSKGQLRPFINAFNTGKVNNLVFFSLNSTNLSNIEETSDLIKSLINVKTLRFLDLSSIPNIFPKIITHLDKYLPRYPNLRRIHFDLNELTAQAIGSLAGCLSKMPQLVHVSLLGNRNLSTTSAATLYGAVKQSKTLFALDLDYDLIPDQLSQRIAFYLMRNLEYTLKPSHGGNIESNPEKPEDLMYDGSLLMETAEKLLVEIEKGKKEDIKMQRIISDSVLERTRSIRKDIHKTIDTLFEQRNLGKLSFEGKENLVRFCLLDSSLEKLVVMVEEHANGLLLTPTTSTDDLRSRAMSPSVTVDTIHESANELITAGPILSPHVNRKAEQSSYFPVFANNDNLTPHQVVVESNDEGRDVPIDKMTGRPVLIRSISQTSVHAKEQEIEEGELHKFGFFIQQKERQKQQQQQQQQQNSHHQHQPAQSIQQENQSPSPQQGKYEDLPILNTLPSGPELRDAIMAAKGVANVTELIDRINNHRVKIDAPSTKHHHELNKPNSDKVVEDEVEVSDNASIDSTNGDDLHQLGDGKHNGNGTVDPMVSEVYDKLLNDAERVRSNRDI, from the coding sequence atgaCCAGTAATCTGCCACCACTTGGTTCTACAACTAACGATCAGAGACTACCCCAAAGCGGAGTTTCATCCATACCCACAAATAAATTGCCTTTACCTAATGCCAATGAAGATTTTGCCACGGGTGTGTCGAATGGAGATGTTGACTGGCTATTTCGAGGtaaatcaaagaaattggGGAAAAAGATGGCTAACAACAATGCCAATAAGGATGAACGAAAGAATAGTCATGGTAACATCAAAAACTCAGAAAAAACTACCGCAAAACCCAATGAAACTAAACATGAGTCTAATGGTGAGAAGTTAGAATccaaagaaacaaaatcaGAAAAGCCAACAAAGCATACAACGACTGGGAACCCAAAAGCACCTACCAATGGACAAATCTCAAATGTAACACCAAGTCAACCAAGTCCGAAACAGACCACTTCTGGGTCAACAAATGCAAATGATATACCTCCAATTTCTCCTAAACAACCAGAAAAGGCATCAAAGTTgaataaactaaaaattgGGCGTTCAAGATCGTCTTCTGCATCAACAGTCGTACCTTCATCTACAACAGCttcaactactactaatcCTGGAGATCCTAAAAGTCAACCAAAAAGACGGAGCAGTAGTTTTAACTTTGTTACTCCTTCCTTGACGAGTGATTTGGCATATGACGATCCTGCATTGGTATCTCAATtatcaaacaattcaaattctcTGAACTCATCCTCGCCTAATGTTTCTCGTTCAAATAGCAAAAAAGGTGGGTTATTCAGTTCActttcatcaaaatttagATCAAGCTCGGCTTCATCTAAACAACCACAACTGCATTCATCGTCTACACCATCAACCACAACGACAAATGGTGGCGGTAACTCGTCCGCTGCTCCAAAATCATCCCATCACTCCCCCAAATTTAATCCTTCACTTGTTGGTCCAGTATCAAAGCACAATCGAGAAGCTGAAGATTTGGTGTCTCTTACCAATACTTTGCCTGCTGGGAGTGGAATACCAATTAAACGTAAACCATCAATATCgggaaattcaattttcaaagatTCATTTCTCGATGATGCAAGTTCTTCACCGTCATCTTCATTAAACTCTGATGGGGGGCTTAAGTTTTTCAGGAGACGTTCCTCTGTGGCATCTACACCATCAACACACGCGTCAACACCTCGAGTgattttgaacaaaaacCCCAATAGGAGAAAAGTACccattgaagaaatatCTGAAGTTCGATTGCGTCGGGTTACCTTTTCTGTTGATAAACTCGAGCACGATCCGCAACAGCAGATTCCTTCAAGAAGACCTAAACGAGGTAATGTTTTAATTCCACAGGACATCAATGCACCACCTCCAAGACTATGTCTTGGGATTTCAGTTAATgaaccaaataataaagatgACGGTAAATCACACAACCATTCCAAATATAGTGATCATGAAATTGCATTAGCTGAAGATGCTCAACGCCGAGCAATTATTGAAGCAGAAAAACATGCTCAAGAAGCTCATCGACAAGCCAAAAAGATTGCTCAAGAAGTTTCTGGGTATAGATCACATAGATTCATATCCATTAAAGAAGGTGGTAGTGTTGGTAATTCTAACACCAACGGCAACGACAATGacgaagatgatgatgaggtTGAAGAAGCAGTTGATAAGAAATTGGCAAATGATGTTTCTGTGGATGGACCGTTGCATGTCCACGAACAACATTtcgaagaagaaattgaaagcAAAACAGGTGAAAAGACCATTTCATTGGAAACAATCTATACAAGATGTTGTCATTTACGAGAAATTTTACCAATCCCAGCAAcattgaaacaattgaaaaataagaCAGCACCGTTGGAAGTGTTAAAGATGCTCAACCCAAAACCAACTTTAATTGATGTGTTATCTTTTTCAGATTTTATTGCCATTACACCTATTAACACGGTCATTTTTGATAACGTGACTATGACAACAGAGATGTTGAAAAACTTTCTTGGATCGTTGAcatataataaacaattggaaaagtTATCGTTAAGAAATGTTTCCATTGATGAGTTGGGATGGAAATATTTGTGTGAATTTTTGGCAACAAATAAAACAGTTAAGAAATTGGATATATCACAACAACGTATCAAGCCAGATACCCCAGACACAAGCATTCGTGGTAATATGAACTGGGACTTATTTATTCGATCATTAATTTTGCGTGGTGGAATAGAAGAATTGGTTATCAATGGATGTAAACTATCCGATgcaatatttgaaaagttCATCAATCAAGCGGTTAAGAAGTCAACCTATCGATTAGGTATTGCTggtattgatttgaatgtTAAAAAATCAGAAATGGTCACATCGTGGTTAACTGATGGTAATTCTCAATGTGTTGGTGTTGATATTGcttttaatgatttgagCAAGGGACAATTACGTCCATTCATTAATGCGTTTAACACTGGCAAAGTCAACAATTTAGtgtttttttcattgaattCAACCAATTTACTGAACATTGAAGAAACTTCTGACTTGATCAAGtcattaattaatgttAAAACATTACGATTTTTAGATTTAAGTTCCATACCTAATATCTTCCCGAAAATAATTACCCATTTGGACAAATACTTGCCCAGATATCCTAATCTTCGAAGAATACATTTTGATCTTAATGAATTAACCGCACAAGCTATTGGGTCATTGGCGGGGTGTTTACTGAAAATGCCCCAATTAGTTCATGTCTCGTTATTGGGTAATAGAAATTTGTCAACTACGTCAGCAGCTACATTATACGGAGCAGTTAAACAATCCAAGACCTTGTTTGCTCTTGATTTGGACTACGATTTAATACCTGATCAATTATCACAACGTATTGCCTTTTATTTGATGAGAAACTTGGAATACACTTTGAAGCCATCTCATGGCGGCAATATTGAAAGCAATCCAGAAAAACCAGAGGATTTGATGTATGATGGATCGTTATTAATGGAAACAgctgaaaaattattagttgAAATAGAAAAGGGTAAGAAAGAGGATATCAAAATGCAAAGAATTATATCCGATTCAGTATTGGAAAGAACAAGATCGATTCGTAAGGATATTCACAAAACCATTGATACATTATTCGAACAAAGAAATTTAGgtaaattatcatttgaaGGTAAAGAGAATTTAGTTcgattttgtttattagaTTCGTCtttagaaaaattggttGTTATGGTTGAGGAACATGCCAACggattattattaacacCAACGACCTCCACGGACGATCTCAGAAGTAGAGCCATGTCGCCATCGGTCACTGTTGATACAATCCATGAAAGTGCAAATGAGTTGATTACTGCTGGACCAATTTTATCACCACATGTCAATAGGAAAGCAGAACAAAGCTCGTATTTCCCAGTGTTTgccaataatgataatttgacCCCTCATCAAGTTGTCGTTGAGTCAAATGATGAAGGTAGAGATGTTCCAATAGATAAAATGACAGGACGACCAGTTTTGATTCGATCAATTAGTCAAACTTCTGTGCATGCAAAAGAgcaagaaattgaagaaggGGAGCTTCATAAATTTGGATTCtttattcaacaaaaagagagacaaaaacaacaacaacaacaacaacaacaacagaacTCAcaccaccagcaccaaCCGGCCCAGCTGATCCAACAAGAAAACCAGCTGCCGCTGCCACAACAAGGAAAATATGAAGATTTACCGATATTAAATACATTACCGTCAGGACCAGAGTTGAGAGATGCTATAATGGCAGCTAAGGGAGTAGCAAATGTTActgaattaattgatcgAATTAATAATCATCGTGTTAAAATCGATGCACCATCGACAAAACACCATCATGAATTGAACAAACCAAATTCTGACAAAGTAGTTGAGgatgaagttgaagttTCTGATAATGCCTCTATTGATTCTACTAATGGTGACGATTTACATCAACTTGGTGACGGTAAACataatggtaatggtacGGTTGATCCCATGGTTAGTGAAGTTTATGACAAGTTGTTAAATGATGCTGAACGAGTCAGACTGAATAGAGATATATAA
- the STE18 gene encoding Ste18p (Protein similar to S. cerevisiae Ste18p; expressed in opaque or white MTLa/MTLa or MTLalpha/MTLalpha, but not MTLa/MTLalpha cells; MTLa1p, MTLalpha2p bind promoter region) produces the protein MNEQIEYQIQVIRLKRIQELTNRLKLALQRERIPASTASGLIISYVEETPDYLIPYNWSLPPDQNRFAKYKQLRNARNSSQATVGCCTIV, from the exons ATGAATGAACAAATTGAGTATCAAATTCAGGTAATCAGATTGAAAAGAATTCAAGAGTTGACTAATCGATTGAAACTTGCTTTACAACGTGAAAGAATCCCTGCTTCTACTGCTAGTGGCTT AATTATCAGTTATGTTGAAGAGACACCTGACTATTTAATTCCTTACAATTGGAGTTTACCTCCAGATCAGAATAGATTTGCCAAATATAAACAGTTGAGAAATGCACGCAATTCATCTCAAGCTACAGTTGGTTGTTGTACAATTGTTTAA
- a CDS encoding uncharacterized protein (Ortholog(s) have SNAP receptor activity, role in Golgi vesicle transport, vesicle fusion and Golgi medial cisterna, SNARE complex localization), producing the protein MSSSTFSQTRSQALSLEKQTEQLLSKFSQFQQQQQQNQSQSLDITPEETIIRQQIEEIFQKRNAVISKLNRISEVEPNLSTSKLQQLTRHKEKLNDDNLSFTKIINNIEDERNKNNLLFNVHRDINHHKQQRNIDGNAYILEESERVNNVNSIADRLLQGAFATRDELLNQRQYLNNAQSQVLSTMQNIPGLNVLISKINTRRKRDTLILASVIAICILFLFFV; encoded by the coding sequence ATGTCATCATCCACATTTTCACAAACAAGGTCACAGGCATTAAGTTTGGAAAAGCAAACAgaacaattattatcaaaattttcccaatttcaacaacaacagcaacaaaatcaatcacAATCTTTAGATATAACACCAGAAGAAACCATTATAAGACAACAAATAGAAGAGATTTTCCAGAAAAGAAATGCCGTAATTCTGAAATTAAATCGTATTAGTGAAGTAGaaccaaatttatcaacatcaaaattacaacaattgaCTCGtcataaagaaaaattaaatgatgataatttatcatttacgaaaattattaataatattgaagatgaaagaaataaaaacaatttattattcaatgtTCATCGAGATATAAATCATcataaacaacaaagaaacatTGATGGTAATGCATATATTTTAGAAGAAAGTGAACGAGTGAATAATGTTAATTCCATAGCTGATAGATTATTACAAGGTGCATTTGCTACAAGagatgaattattaaatcaacgtcaatatttaaataatgcTCAACTGCAAGTATTAAGTACTATGCAAAATATTCCTGGATTAAATGTGTTGATTAGTAAGATTAATACTcgaagaaaaagagataCATTGATATTGGCTTCAGTTATAGCTATttgtatattatttttattctttgtgtaa
- a CDS encoding flavin-linked sulfhydryl oxidase (Flavin-linked sulfhydryl oxidase; predicted localization to endoplasmic reticulum lumen; involved in disulfide bond formation within the ER; Spider biofilm induced), which yields MIFIRRSLLSALTLVGIIGVIYFMSSSSNTIETSINNISSLTKDDLLSKFNQQPQHQQQQQQQQLSQPALNKPLEEIDTDESVEQEPPKKQQPKVVDVLENKEKFTEIPFMPKMANETLKAQLGNASWKLFHTILARYPDEPSDQERNTLENYIHLFAQVYPCGDCARHFTKLLAKHPPQTKNRKTAALWGCYVHNIVNEKLNKPEYDCTTILEDYDCGCGDDEKEKDYTLKGESMDHLRQIKIDSKKDKQRGG from the coding sequence ATGATATTCATTAGAAGATCGTTACTTTCAGCATTAACTTTGGTTGGTATTATTGGAGTGATTTATTTCATGAGTAGCTCTTCCAACACTATTGAAACTtctataaataatatttcttcattGACAAAAGATGAtcttttatcaaaatttaacCAACAACCCCAGcatcaacagcaacaacaacaacaacagcttTCTCAACCAGCATTGAATAAACCATTAGAAGAAATCGATACTGATGAATCAGTTGAACAagaaccaccaaaaaaacaacaacccaAGGTAGTTGATGTActtgaaaataaagaaaaattcaCTGAAATACCATTTATGCCCAAAATGGCTAATGAAACATTGAAAGCTCAATTAGGCAATGCATCATGGAAATTATTCCATACCATATTAGCAAGATATCCTGATGAACCAAGTGATCAAGAACGTAACACTTTGGaaaattatattcatttatttgCTCAAGTTTATCCATGTGGAGATTGTGCTAGACATTTCACTAAATTATTAGCTAAACATCCTCCACAAACTAAAAATCGGAAAACTGCGGCATTATGGGGATGTTATGTTCATAATAttgttaatgaaaaattaaataaaccAGAATATGATTGTACAACAATTTTAGAAGATTATGATTGTGGAtgtggtgatgatgaaaaagaaaaagattatACTTTGAAAGGAGAATCAATGGATCATTTGagacaaatcaaaattgattccaaaaaagataaacaaAGAGGTGgataa